ATTCATTCGCTTCATATTAGCAGAATAGTCACTCTTTAACACATTATCTCTAAAATAAACAAAAGTACCGGAATTACTCTGACGTCCATACAATGAAATTTTCTTATCCGGACCACCTAATTCTTTCCAATTAGTAATTTCTCCTCTAAAAACTCTAGCTATTTCATTAATTGTTAATTCCTCAACTAGATTTTCTCCATTAATCACTACTGCTAAACCATCCATAGCAATAACAAATCGCTTTGGGTTAACCCCATTATCTTTGGCCTGTTTAATCTCTTTATCTTTCATTATTCGAGAAGCATTAGCTATATCTACTTTATCATTAATTAAAGCTGCAATACCTGTCCCAGAACCACCGCCAGTTACTGATATGGCAGCTTCTTTTTTCTTGCCCATATACTTTTCTGATAAGACTTGGGCCATATTTACCATTGTGTCTGAACCTTTAATCTGCAAATACTCTTTTTGACTCTGGTTTGTTCCTCCGCCGCAACCTGCTAAAACCACTCCAACTAAGGTTAAAATGCTCACTAAAATAATTAATTCTTTATTAATCGATTTCTTCATTTTCCTGCCTCCTTAATAATTTAGTTATTTTCATTACATTTAAATTATAGCAAACTATTATTAATGAGACATTACAAGAATGTTAAATTTATGTTAACAAAATAATAATAATAGTTTTAACTACTTTCAATTAATTTATACCCTACCCCTTGTACTGTCTTAATTGATAAGCTCCTTACATTATAATGATCAAACTTTTTACGCAGCATTCGGATATGTACATCATCAACTACTAATATTCGCTTATCTCCCATTATTTCTCCTCCCATTATCCCAGCTTTAATCTAATTATCTCAAATCTATGTTACAAAGACTTTATATCAAAGTTAAGAACTTGTTAAAATTCAAATTAATAAAGACCTATTGATAATTATCAATAGGTCTTTATTATAAAACTATATAATTATAATTAAAACTACTCCGCCTTAGGAAACCAAAATATAAAATTAGTTCCTTCTCCTACTTCACTCTCTACTTCTATTCCGCCATTATGGCTCTCTAAAATATGCTTGACTATCGATAAACCTAGACCTGTTCCTCCTAATTTACGTGATCTAGCCTTATCTACACGATAGAATCTTTCAAAAATCCTCGGAAGATCTTCTTCTGGAATCCCCATGCCGGTATCACTGATTTCAGTCCAAACTTTAGTTTCATCTTCATAAACTTCTATTCTAACCTGCCCTCCGTTAGAAGTATACTTAATACCATTATCTACTAAATTAATATATAATCTTTCCAACTGCCCTTGATTACCTCTGACTTTAGTTACATTTGGAGGTACTTCAACCTTAAGATCTATTTTTTCTTCATCTGCTTTAGGCATCACAGTAGTTAAAACATCTTCAATTACTTGATTCAAGTCAACCAACTCTTGTTCAAAACTATCAGACTTTGATTCTAATTGTGATAGATTCAATAAATCAGTTATTAATTGCTCTAGACGATCAGTTTCATCTTTGATAATTTGTAAAAATCGCTGGCGAATTCCGCGTTCACATTTCTCTTCAGCCAACAATGTCTCTACATATCCTTTTATAGAAGTTAATGGTGTTCGTAATTCATGAGAAACATTACCTACAAATTCAGTTCTTATTTTTTCTAATCGCCTCAATTCCGTTACATCTCTTAAAACAGCTACTGCTCCTTGTTCAGTTGTTTTATCATTTTTAATAGGTGTAACATGAACTCTAATAATCTTCTCTGGAGGATAAATAGTCTCTATTTCTTCTGTAATATCCTTGCCTTTTTCCAGCGAAGACATTATAGTCTCCTCTAATTTATGATTATGGGTTACTTCTAAAATATACTTGCCTAAAGTTTTCTTCTCTTGAAGCTGAAAAAGATGTTCAGCCGCTGGATTTAAAAGAATAATTTTTCCAACATCATTAACTGCAATTACTCCATCGCCCATCCCTCTTAAAATAGCCTCAATTTTATTTTTTTCTCCTGAAATTTCATTAATTTTAGCCTCTAGTTTATCAGCCATATTATTAAAAGCCCTACTTAGCCGGCCTAATTCATCCTTAAAGTTAAAACTTAATCGTTGATCTAAATTTCCTTCTGCCATTCCAGTAGCCACCTGAGTCATTCGATCAATAGGATCAGTAATTCGCTTAGTTAAATTTAAACCTAAGATTAAGGAAATAATAATAGCCGCTAACCCAGATGATATCAATCGCCAAAAAATATCAAACAGTGAATTTTCCACCTGAGTTAGAGGTAAAGCCAATCTAACTATTCCTGTTACTTTTCCCTTAGTCTTTACTGCAAGTGCCATATACTTCATATTCATCTGTAATGTCTTACTATATCTAGTAGATTTACCTACTTCTGATTTCAAAGCTTCTTGTACTTCTGGCCTTTGAAGGTGATTATCCATATAAGTAGGATCCTCTTGTGAATCTCCTAATACTACACCATCAGAATCAATAATTGTAATCCTAGCATCTATCTGTTCACTATATTTTCCAACAAGCTTATCTATTTCTTTAATCTGTCGTTGATTGCTATTTATTCTATCCTTCAATAGCGTTCTAATTAATCTTATTTCTTTAATTAAATCATGCTCTAACTGATTTATAAAATGATGCTC
The Sporohalobacter salinus DNA segment above includes these coding regions:
- a CDS encoding winged helix-turn-helix domain-containing protein translates to MGDKRILVVDDVHIRMLRKKFDHYNVRSLSIKTVQGVGYKLIESS
- the pnpS gene encoding two-component system histidine kinase PnpS, translating into MFKSIRWKIMVLWLILIISVLIFSGMILNDRLEHHFINQLEHDLIKEIRLIRTLLKDRINSNQRQIKEIDKLVGKYSEQIDARITIIDSDGVVLGDSQEDPTYMDNHLQRPEVQEALKSEVGKSTRYSKTLQMNMKYMALAVKTKGKVTGIVRLALPLTQVENSLFDIFWRLISSGLAAIIISLILGLNLTKRITDPIDRMTQVATGMAEGNLDQRLSFNFKDELGRLSRAFNNMADKLEAKINEISGEKNKIEAILRGMGDGVIAVNDVGKIILLNPAAEHLFQLQEKKTLGKYILEVTHNHKLEETIMSSLEKGKDITEEIETIYPPEKIIRVHVTPIKNDKTTEQGAVAVLRDVTELRRLEKIRTEFVGNVSHELRTPLTSIKGYVETLLAEEKCERGIRQRFLQIIKDETDRLEQLITDLLNLSQLESKSDSFEQELVDLNQVIEDVLTTVMPKADEEKIDLKVEVPPNVTKVRGNQGQLERLYINLVDNGIKYTSNGGQVRIEVYEDETKVWTEISDTGMGIPEEDLPRIFERFYRVDKARSRKLGGTGLGLSIVKHILESHNGGIEVESEVGEGTNFIFWFPKAE
- a CDS encoding PstS family phosphate ABC transporter substrate-binding protein, whose protein sequence is MKKSINKELIILVSILTLVGVVLAGCGGGTNQSQKEYLQIKGSDTMVNMAQVLSEKYMGKKKEAAISVTGGGSGTGIAALINDKVDIANASRIMKDKEIKQAKDNGVNPKRFVIAMDGLAVVINGENLVEELTINEIARVFRGEITNWKELGGPDKKISLYGRQSNSGTFVYFRDNVLKSDYSANMKRMNGNAQIVESVKEDKAGIGYVGIGYVVKDGKVVNGLNVLNVAKDAESKAASPLKPENVKTGAYPLARPLNQYTNGQPTGLVLDFIKYELSEKGQKIAVEEGFYPVSPKFQKLNQKNLSK